A genomic window from Candidatus Methylomirabilota bacterium includes:
- a CDS encoding GYD domain-containing protein codes for MPTYVILGKYTLQGIRTIKGTTKRAEAFRNLAKRMKVKVKEIYWTMGQYDIVTIIDAPDDATATRLLLAAGSKGNVQTETMRAYNANEIGKVLKGM; via the coding sequence TGTCATTCTCGGCAAGTATACGCTCCAGGGGATCCGGACCATCAAGGGAACGACGAAACGCGCGGAGGCCTTTCGGAATCTGGCGAAAAGAATGAAGGTGAAGGTCAAGGAGATCTACTGGACGATGGGTCAGTACGATATCGTCACGATCATCGATGCTCCCGACGACGCGACCGCGACCCGCCTCTTGTTAGCGGCGGGCTCCAAGGGCAACGTCCAGACTGAAACCATGCGGGCCTACAACGCAAACGAGATCGGTAAGGTTCTCAAAGGCATGTAG